A region from the Bacillus sp. Marseille-P3661 genome encodes:
- the grpE gene encoding nucleotide exchange factor GrpE, with amino-acid sequence MEVSSEDIVKSESETETETETETNSVSNGEDAESGDSMESLSDEQLEIRRLQQEIEDKQNRYLRLQADFDNYRRRVRLDQESAAKYRAQSLIENILPALDNFERALHLDTVDEGAKQLLKGMEMIYRQITDALKSEGLEVIEAVGQQFDPNFHQAVMQVEDSNFDSNVVTEELQKGYKLKDRVLRPTMVKVNQ; translated from the coding sequence ATGGAAGTATCATCCGAAGATATAGTTAAAAGTGAATCAGAAACTGAAACTGAAACTGAAACTGAAACTAATTCTGTCTCGAATGGAGAGGACGCAGAATCGGGAGACTCAATGGAATCTCTTTCCGATGAGCAACTTGAGATTAGAAGATTACAACAGGAAATAGAAGATAAACAAAATCGTTATTTAAGATTACAAGCTGATTTTGACAATTATCGTCGCAGAGTTCGATTAGATCAAGAATCTGCAGCTAAATATCGTGCACAAAGTTTAATAGAAAACATACTGCCTGCTCTTGATAATTTTGAAAGAGCATTGCACTTAGATACAGTAGATGAAGGGGCAAAGCAATTGCTTAAGGGAATGGAAATGATATACCGTCAAATCACTGATGCCCTAAAGAGTGAGGGACTTGAAGTGATTGAAGCGGTCGGTCAACAATTTGACCCTAATTTCCATCAAGCTGTTATGCAGGTGGAAGATTCGAACTTTGATTCAAATGTTGTCACTGAGGAGTTACAGAAAGGCTATAAATTAAAAGATCGAGTATTACGACCAACCATGGTTAAAGTAAATCAATAG
- the hrcA gene encoding heat-inducible transcriptional repressor HrcA has product MLTDRQLLILQVIIDDFIRSAQAVGSRTIAKKEEITFSPATIRNDMADLEELGFIEKTHTSSGRVPSEKGYRFYVDHLLSPSSLKKEEIQTIRSLFDDKIYELEMVARKSAQLLSEFTNYTTIVLGPELLETRLKQLQIIPLNRENVVAIIVTDTGHVEHRTLALPEGLDPSELEKLVNLLNDQLKGCSLIELQEKVQKELITVLKKHLKEYEQVFSLISEIFGPQKSEQVFYGGKTNMFSQPEFNDITKIKSLLSIIEQESVIYNLFKSKAAGINVKIGQENQLKEMQNCSVITATYSIGNEPMGSIAILGPTRMEYSRVITLLNIFSQDLTKALSYLYQNKK; this is encoded by the coding sequence ATGTTAACGGATCGTCAGCTTCTTATCTTACAAGTCATAATTGATGATTTTATTCGATCTGCACAAGCTGTTGGTTCAAGAACTATAGCAAAAAAAGAAGAAATAACCTTTAGTCCTGCTACCATTCGAAATGACATGGCTGACCTAGAAGAGTTAGGATTTATCGAGAAAACACATACGTCATCAGGGCGTGTCCCCTCAGAAAAAGGGTATCGTTTTTACGTAGATCACTTATTATCACCATCATCCTTGAAAAAAGAGGAGATTCAAACCATTCGTTCTCTATTTGATGATAAAATTTATGAATTAGAGATGGTGGCAAGGAAATCAGCTCAGTTATTGTCAGAGTTTACGAATTATACAACGATTGTTTTAGGACCAGAGTTATTAGAAACAAGATTAAAGCAGTTACAGATCATCCCATTAAACCGAGAGAATGTAGTTGCCATCATTGTTACAGATACTGGACATGTAGAACATCGTACATTGGCATTACCTGAAGGTTTAGACCCTTCTGAATTAGAGAAGCTTGTTAATTTATTAAATGATCAGTTAAAGGGATGTTCTTTAATTGAACTCCAAGAAAAAGTACAAAAAGAACTTATAACAGTACTTAAAAAACACCTTAAAGAGTATGAACAGGTATTCTCTTTAATAAGTGAAATTTTCGGCCCTCAAAAGTCCGAACAAGTTTTTTACGGTGGAAAAACTAACATGTTCTCACAGCCTGAATTTAACGATATCACTAAAATTAAATCACTGCTCTCAATTATTGAACAAGAAAGTGTAATATATAATCTTTTCAAATCGAAAGCAGCGGGGATTAATGTCAAAATCGGGCAAGAAAATCAATTAAAAGAAATGCAAAATTGTAGTGTTATTACTGCTACTTATTCAATTGGTAATGAACCAATGGGATCGATTGCGATACTAGGACCAACGAGAATGGAGTATTCAAGAGTAATTACATTGCTAAATATATTCTCTCAAGATTTGACTAAGGCTCTTTCTTATTTGTATCAAAATAAAAAGTAA
- a CDS encoding YqxA family protein has protein sequence MSKFLVKCFLLVVLLFFGVLIGMQEANEGLLRMKGFNDAAFQGAFDIKKNNSGEVEAAVLGEAFTAHNLEEKQKRLEEINAFHLFATLGSKLATFLTTIFQGLVKLVVITFDQLLKLIN, from the coding sequence ATGTCAAAGTTTTTGGTAAAATGCTTTCTTCTAGTCGTTTTATTGTTTTTCGGTGTTCTTATTGGAATGCAAGAAGCAAACGAAGGTTTGCTTCGTATGAAGGGCTTTAATGATGCTGCATTCCAAGGGGCATTTGATATAAAGAAAAATAACTCGGGAGAGGTTGAAGCTGCCGTCCTTGGGGAAGCATTTACTGCGCATAACCTGGAAGAAAAACAAAAAAGACTAGAGGAGATTAATGCTTTTCACCTTTTCGCAACATTGGGTAGTAAACTAGCAACTTTTTTAACAACTATTTTTCAAGGGCTAGTAAAATTAGTTGTTATTACATTTGATCAATTGTTAAAATTAATAAATTAG
- the hemW gene encoding radical SAM family heme chaperone HemW — MVKAAYIHIPFCEHICHYCDFNKVFIKNQPVFDYIDAFELELSNTLSRFPTDTINTIFVGGGTPTSLSIDQLEKFLEIIHKYLLPLTTQAEFTFEANPGRLSQEKLQLLYDRGVNRLSFGVQVFDDNLLEKIGRTHRAKDVFHTIELAKKVGFENINVDLIYSLPGQTISSFEKTLKQAFTLGVQHFSGYSLQIEPKTVFYNLMRKGKLALPTEEEEAEMYTILLKYMEEYGFYQYEISNFSKLGYESKHNLTYWNNEEYYGLGAGAHSYVHGVRRANAGPLKQYISLIQENGFPFVEENIVTAREKMEEELFLGLRKSSGVSKQLFKEKYGQDLSSIFSKEIKEQVNKGLLIETDEFVRLSQQGKYLGNEVFQAFIQ, encoded by the coding sequence ATGGTTAAAGCCGCATATATACATATCCCTTTTTGCGAACATATTTGTCATTATTGCGATTTTAATAAGGTGTTTATTAAGAATCAACCGGTATTCGATTATATAGATGCATTTGAGTTGGAATTATCAAATACGTTAAGTAGGTTTCCAACAGATACTATTAATACCATATTTGTTGGCGGTGGAACACCAACATCTTTATCAATTGACCAACTAGAAAAGTTCTTGGAGATTATTCATAAATATTTATTACCACTTACGACTCAGGCTGAATTCACCTTTGAAGCGAATCCGGGGCGGTTATCACAGGAAAAGCTACAGCTTTTATATGATCGTGGTGTAAATAGATTGAGTTTTGGTGTTCAAGTGTTTGATGATAACCTTTTAGAAAAAATCGGTAGAACACACCGAGCAAAGGATGTATTTCATACAATTGAGCTAGCCAAAAAAGTGGGTTTTGAAAATATCAATGTTGATTTAATTTACAGTTTACCTGGTCAAACAATCTCAAGCTTTGAGAAAACACTTAAACAGGCTTTTACTTTAGGTGTACAGCATTTTTCTGGATACTCTTTACAAATTGAGCCTAAAACTGTTTTTTATAATTTAATGCGTAAAGGAAAATTAGCACTGCCTACTGAAGAAGAAGAGGCGGAAATGTATACAATCCTATTAAAGTACATGGAAGAGTATGGCTTTTATCAATACGAAATTAGTAATTTTTCAAAACTAGGATACGAAAGTAAACATAATCTGACATACTGGAATAACGAGGAGTATTACGGTTTAGGTGCTGGAGCTCATAGTTATGTTCATGGTGTACGGCGGGCAAATGCCGGACCTTTAAAGCAGTATATTTCACTTATTCAAGAAAACGGTTTTCCATTTGTTGAAGAAAACATCGTTACAGCAAGGGAAAAGATGGAAGAAGAATTATTTCTTGGTTTAAGAAAATCAAGCGGTGTTTCGAAACAATTGTTTAAAGAAAAATATGGTCAGGATTTAAGTTCTATCTTTAGCAAGGAAATAAAAGAGCAAGTAAACAAGGGTTTGCTTATCGAAACTGATGAGTTTGTTCGCCTATCCCAGCAGGGGAAATACTTAGGGAATGAAGTGTTTCAAGCATTTATTCAATAG
- the lepA gene encoding translation elongation factor 4, whose translation MNNETRNERQKRIRNFSIIAHIDHGKSTLADRILEKTKAITEREMKAQILDAMDLERERGITIKLNSVQLLYKAKDGNEYIFHLIDTPGHVDFTYEVSRSLAACEGAILVVDAAQGIEAQTLANVYLALDNDLEILPVINKIDLPSADPERVRQEVEDIIGLDASEAVLASAKAGIGIEEILEQIVEKVPPPSGNPDAPLKALIFDSLYDPYRGIVTYIRIVDGTVKIGDKIRMMATGKEFEVVEVGVFTPKPTVKEELTVGDVGFLTASIKNVSDTRVGDTITSATNPALEPLPGYRKLNPMVYCGLYPIDSKDYNDLREALEKLELNDSSLQYEPETSQALGFGFRCGFLGLLHMEIIQERIEREFNIDLITTAPSVIYNVNLTNGEELTIENPSKMPDPQSIEAIFEPYVKAQVMVPNDYVGSVMELCQNKRGNFIDMEYLDANRVNIKYELPLSEIVYDFFDILKSSTKGYASFDYELIGYKQSKLVKMDILLNGEQVDALSFIVHKDFAYERGKVIVEKLKELIPRQQFEVPVQAAVGNKIVARSSIKAMRKNVLAKCYGGDISRKRKLLEKQKEGKKRMKQVGSVEVPQEAFMAVLRMDDNKK comes from the coding sequence ATGAATAATGAAACTAGAAATGAACGTCAAAAACGAATACGCAATTTTTCAATTATTGCCCACATCGATCATGGAAAGTCAACTTTAGCAGATCGGATTTTGGAAAAAACAAAGGCGATAACTGAACGTGAAATGAAAGCTCAAATCCTTGATGCGATGGATCTAGAACGAGAACGCGGTATAACAATAAAATTAAACTCAGTTCAATTACTATATAAAGCAAAGGACGGGAACGAGTACATTTTTCACTTAATTGATACTCCCGGACATGTTGACTTTACATATGAAGTTTCTAGAAGTTTAGCTGCATGTGAAGGTGCGATCTTAGTTGTCGATGCTGCTCAAGGGATTGAAGCGCAAACTTTGGCTAACGTATATTTAGCTTTAGATAATGACCTGGAAATTCTACCGGTTATTAACAAAATTGATTTGCCGAGTGCAGATCCTGAACGGGTTCGTCAAGAAGTGGAAGACATAATCGGTTTAGACGCATCCGAGGCTGTGCTAGCATCAGCTAAAGCAGGTATTGGTATTGAGGAAATCTTAGAGCAGATTGTTGAAAAAGTTCCCCCGCCATCAGGTAATCCTGATGCCCCGCTCAAGGCATTAATTTTTGATTCGTTATATGATCCTTATCGGGGGATTGTAACGTATATACGTATCGTTGACGGCACGGTTAAAATTGGTGATAAAATTAGAATGATGGCAACTGGAAAAGAATTCGAAGTTGTTGAAGTGGGTGTATTTACTCCAAAGCCTACTGTTAAGGAAGAATTAACGGTTGGAGATGTAGGATTTTTAACTGCGTCTATTAAAAATGTTAGTGATACTAGAGTTGGGGATACTATTACAAGTGCTACAAATCCGGCTCTAGAACCACTTCCGGGATATCGGAAATTAAATCCAATGGTTTATTGCGGATTATATCCCATTGACTCAAAGGATTACAACGATCTTCGCGAAGCGTTAGAAAAGCTTGAATTAAATGATTCATCTCTTCAATATGAACCGGAAACCTCACAAGCTCTTGGCTTTGGATTTCGATGTGGTTTTTTAGGATTATTGCATATGGAAATAATCCAAGAACGTATTGAACGGGAGTTTAACATTGACTTAATAACAACAGCACCAAGTGTTATCTACAATGTTAATTTAACAAACGGTGAAGAATTAACAATTGAAAATCCGTCTAAAATGCCGGATCCTCAGAGTATTGAGGCGATTTTTGAACCATATGTCAAAGCGCAGGTTATGGTACCTAATGATTATGTGGGTTCTGTTATGGAATTATGTCAGAATAAACGTGGAAATTTCATTGATATGGAATACCTAGATGCAAATCGAGTTAATATCAAATATGAACTCCCGTTATCCGAAATTGTTTATGATTTCTTTGATATCCTAAAGTCTAGTACAAAAGGGTATGCGTCCTTTGACTACGAACTTATTGGTTATAAACAATCAAAACTTGTAAAAATGGACATTCTGTTAAATGGAGAACAAGTAGATGCATTATCATTTATAGTTCACAAAGATTTTGCCTATGAAAGAGGTAAAGTAATTGTTGAAAAACTAAAAGAGCTTATTCCGAGACAGCAATTTGAAGTACCTGTTCAAGCGGCTGTCGGCAATAAAATTGTAGCTCGTTCATCCATTAAAGCGATGAGAAAGAATGTACTTGCTAAGTGTTATGGTGGAGATATTTCTCGTAAGCGCAAATTGCTTGAAAAGCAAAAAGAAGGTAAAAAACGCATGAAACAAGTAGGCTCCGTTGAGGTACCACAAGAAGCGTTTATGGCTGTTTTACGAATGGATGATAATAAGAAATAA
- the gpr gene encoding GPR endopeptidase, translated as MGQSLDLSKYNVRTDLAIEAHEMVVEQNNQQETVQPSSIEGVVIKDRVSGNVNITKVEITETGAQAIGKKAGNYLTLEVQGIRQQDTELQQEVEKVFAKEFSEFMKQIGIKNEDSCLVVGLGNWNVTPDALGPMAVENLLITKHLFTLQPESVQEGFRSVSALTPGVMGITGIETSDIIHGVIEKTKPDFVIAIDALAARSIERVNATIQISDTGIHPGSGVGNKRKELSKETLGIPVIAIGIPTVVDAVSITSDTIDFILKHFGREMREGNRPSRSLAPAGLTFGEKKVLTEEDLPNEEERRSFLGVIGTLPEDEKRKLIHEVLSPLGHNLMVTPKEVDVFIEDMANVISAGLNAALHNEVDQDNIGAYTH; from the coding sequence ATGGGTCAATCACTTGATTTATCTAAATATAACGTTCGAACAGACTTAGCTATTGAAGCACATGAAATGGTGGTCGAACAAAATAATCAACAAGAAACTGTTCAACCATCCTCGATAGAAGGAGTTGTGATAAAAGATCGGGTTTCAGGTAATGTCAACATTACAAAAGTTGAAATAACAGAAACAGGAGCACAAGCTATAGGGAAAAAAGCTGGTAATTATTTAACACTAGAAGTACAAGGAATACGCCAACAAGATACAGAGTTACAGCAAGAAGTTGAAAAAGTATTTGCAAAAGAATTTAGTGAGTTTATGAAACAAATAGGCATTAAAAATGAAGACAGCTGTCTAGTAGTTGGGCTAGGAAATTGGAATGTTACACCAGATGCATTAGGACCGATGGCAGTGGAAAATCTATTAATAACGAAACATCTTTTTACGCTACAGCCTGAATCGGTCCAAGAGGGTTTTCGCTCTGTTAGTGCCCTTACTCCAGGGGTAATGGGTATCACAGGTATCGAAACTAGTGATATTATCCATGGTGTCATTGAAAAAACAAAACCAGATTTTGTTATAGCAATCGATGCTCTTGCTGCTCGCTCTATCGAAAGAGTAAACGCAACCATTCAAATTTCAGATACAGGAATTCATCCTGGTTCAGGGGTAGGAAATAAACGAAAAGAATTAAGTAAAGAAACATTGGGTATACCTGTAATAGCAATAGGTATTCCTACAGTAGTTGATGCTGTATCGATAACAAGTGATACGATTGATTTTATCTTAAAGCATTTTGGACGTGAAATGAGAGAAGGAAATCGGCCTAGTAGATCCTTAGCGCCAGCGGGGCTTACATTCGGAGAAAAAAAAGTGTTAACTGAGGAAGATTTACCGAATGAAGAGGAACGTCGATCCTTTTTAGGTGTAATAGGAACTTTACCTGAAGATGAGAAACGTAAATTAATTCATGAGGTACTTTCACCATTAGGACATAACTTAATGGTAACACCAAAGGAAGTAGATGTATTTATCGAAGATATGGCAAATGTAATTTCTGCAGGTTTGAATGCTGCACTACATAATGAGGTAGATCAAGATAATATTGGCGCTTATACGCACTAG
- the spoIIP gene encoding stage II sporulation protein P, whose product MRMKRSSDLMVSFNGTTIIRPIILLTISMMVMFVITGMLTALKPEFRISSSSINQWTQQLDGESFIHILAFENPYFAQAIEDSKKEPIKLSTLAFELATSINPNDPRSLLGRELPGFSLFDGEIIVAGEGTNYTNMPYESSPPMEVLLKEREASIENLEKLDKQENVSPPSLNTNGKKVVYIYATHTREAYLPQLGEGTKDDEAYHHEVNVLKVAEKLAQELEQQGIGSQVEKTDFTETLQEKGMEYHQSYDASRPVVAQAMKNNGDLKYFIDIHRDSQPREITTANINNMDYARTIFIVGGEHAKYEQNLKLATDLHNILDEKYPGLSRGVTKKQGSGTNGKFNQDLSENAILIEMGGVENSMEEVYRTAEAIAEVFSEYYWQAEKVDG is encoded by the coding sequence TTGCGAATGAAACGTTCATCAGACTTGATGGTTTCATTTAACGGCACGACGATTATTAGACCTATTATATTATTGACCATTTCTATGATGGTAATGTTTGTTATTACAGGAATGCTAACAGCTCTTAAACCCGAATTTAGAATTTCGTCATCATCTATTAATCAATGGACACAGCAATTGGATGGGGAATCCTTTATCCATATACTAGCATTTGAAAATCCTTATTTTGCACAGGCGATCGAAGATTCAAAAAAGGAACCTATTAAACTTAGTACGTTGGCATTTGAATTGGCAACAAGTATTAATCCCAATGACCCACGAAGTTTACTAGGTAGAGAATTACCGGGATTTTCTTTGTTTGATGGTGAGATTATTGTAGCTGGTGAGGGGACAAATTATACAAATATGCCATATGAATCTTCTCCACCTATGGAAGTGCTCTTGAAAGAGCGGGAGGCTTCAATTGAAAATCTTGAAAAGTTGGACAAGCAAGAAAATGTTTCACCACCAAGTTTGAATACGAACGGAAAGAAAGTTGTATATATATATGCAACGCATACACGAGAAGCCTATCTTCCTCAATTAGGTGAAGGTACTAAGGATGATGAAGCTTACCATCACGAGGTGAATGTCTTAAAGGTTGCGGAAAAGCTAGCGCAGGAGCTTGAACAGCAAGGTATTGGTTCTCAAGTCGAAAAAACAGATTTTACTGAAACACTGCAGGAAAAAGGGATGGAATATCATCAATCCTATGATGCCTCAAGACCTGTTGTTGCTCAAGCGATGAAAAATAATGGAGATTTAAAATATTTTATTGATATTCACCGTGATTCACAGCCACGTGAAATTACAACTGCTAACATAAATAATATGGATTATGCACGTACTATTTTTATTGTCGGCGGAGAACACGCAAAATACGAACAAAATCTTAAGCTCGCTACTGACCTACACAATATTTTAGATGAAAAATATCCAGGATTAAGCCGTGGGGTTACGAAGAAACAAGGTAGCGGAACAAACGGTAAATTTAATCAGGATTTATCTGAAAACGCAATTTTAATTGAAATGGGTGGAGTAGAAAACTCAATGGAGGAAGTCTACCGAACAGCCGAGGCAATTGCTGAGGTATTTAGTGAATATTACTGGCAAGCTGAAAAAGTGGATGGATAA